A window from Mangifera indica cultivar Alphonso chromosome 2, CATAS_Mindica_2.1, whole genome shotgun sequence encodes these proteins:
- the LOC123208723 gene encoding UPF0481 protein At3g47200-like, which yields MNAVIKHGDLIQKLLDDTDESLEFDSVLDLCRIYRVPENIRRGNEELYTPLLISIGPLHHGTPKLAVMENKKKQYLKSCCERTKTENIDRILSFIEDNERTIRACYAEASTLESLEFVIMILYDSISIIELFLRERFQDRSDISPNKISLCRDLQLFENQLPYFVLEKIYKLAFDVSYSNPSLMELSCYFFGDTTSVEHGCYLSRLTEGESVKHFTDWKRITLLKSDPGYAELPKEFSGELPKEFSGERVYNLPCAVKLHESGVKFIRKKIAKNIFDIKFKKRKQLIPFFKVDELQIPQLSVNKWTQGEFGNIIALEQCLYPDNALVCNYVELMAHLINTKEDVDLLDERGIISNQTGDNVLVANMFKKFNVLAGPTSYNQVCADLKRHYNNPWNRVKVNLKIGTLKRVYFNNPWKGAATVAAIILLLLTVVQTICSILQVT from the coding sequence ATGAATGCTGTCATTAAACATGGAGACCTGATCCAAAAGTTGCTAGATGACACTGATGAAAGCCTGGAGTTCGATTCTGTTCTTGATCTGTGCCGTATATACAGGGTGCCTGAAAACATTCGAAGAGGAAATGAAGAACTTTACACTCCTCTGTTAATTTCTATTGGTCCTCTTCATCATGGCACACCAAAATTGGCCGTTatggaaaataagaaaaaacagtATCTGAAAAGTTGTTGTGAACGAACAAAAACAGAGAATATAGATCGTATTCTAAGTTTTATCGAGGACAATGAAAGAACCATCCGTGCTTGTTATGCGGAAGCATCTACACTTGAGAGTCTTGAGTTTGTGATAATGATCCTATATGATTCTATCTCCATCATAGAGCTCTTCCTTAGAGAGAGATTTCAAGATAGAAGTGACATATCACCAAATAAAATTTCACTATGCAGAGACTTGCAGTTATTCGAAAATCAACTTCCATACTTTGTTCTTGAGAAAATATACAAGTTAGCTTTTGATGTCAGTTACAGCAATCCTTCCTTAATGGAGCTTTCTTGCTACTTTTTTGGGGACACAACAAGTGTGGAGCACGGTTGCTACCTTTCGAGATTAACAGAAGGGGAGTCAGTTAAACATTTCACGGATTGGAAAAGAATCACTTTGCTCAAAAGCGACCCAGGGTACGCAGAACTTCCAAAAGAATTCTCAGGAGAACTTCCAAAAGAATTTTCAGGAGAGCGGGTCTATAATTTACCTTGTGCAGTGAAGCTTCATGAGTCAGGGGTAAAGTTTATTCGTAAAAAAATTGCGAAgaacatatttgatataaaatttaaaaagcgAAAGCAGTTGATCCCATTTTTTAAAGTCGATGAATTGCAGATACCACAACTGTCAGTAAATAAGTGGACCCAAGGTGAATTCGGAAACATTATTGCTCTCGAGCAATGTCTTTACCCAGACAATGCTCTAGTTTGCAACTATGTTGAATTGATGGCCCATCTTATCAACACTAAAGAGGACGTGGATTTGCTTGATGAAAGAGGAATTATTTCCAATCAAACGGGGGACAATGTTTTAGTGGCAAATatgtttaagaaatttaatgTACTTGCAGGACCAACGTCATACAATCAGGTATGCGCCGACCTAAAACGGCACTACAACAATCCGTGGAACAGGGTCAAGGTAAATTTGAAAATAGGAACTTTGAAAAGAGTGTATTTCAACAATCCATGGAAAGGTGCAGCAACTGTTGCGGCAATAATACTCTTGCTTCTAACTGTCGTACAAACTATATGTTCTATCTTACAAGTTACGTAA